One window from the genome of Enterococcus haemoperoxidus ATCC BAA-382 encodes:
- the nifJ gene encoding pyruvate:ferredoxin (flavodoxin) oxidoreductase yields MKKTKTMDGNTAAAYISYAFTEVAAIYPITPSSTMAELVDEWAENGLKNIYGQKVQVIEMQSEAGAAGVVHGSLKTGALTTTYTASQGLLLMIPNMYKIAGELLPGVFHVAARAITTSALSIFGDHGDVMATRQTGFCMLAESSVQEVMDLSAVAHLASIEGSLPFVNFFDGFRTSHELQKIEVLDYSDLKEMLDQEAVDRFRNRGMNPNHPTVSGTAQNPDIHFQQRETVNTNYEAMPRIVQKYMNQINELRGTNYDLTDYYGVEDATEVIISMGSASPVIQQTVDYLNNRGRKVGLINIHLYRPFPTENLLEKLPKTVEKVAVLDRTKEAGSDGEPLLLDVQSALYQHSNRPIVIGGRYGLGSKDVTPNQIKAVYDHLLQPFAELKQRFTIGIVDDVTYRSLPQGELLDLTPDSTFQAKFWGFGSDGTVGANKQAIKIIGDNTDLYAQAYFSYDSKKSGGLTLSHLRFGEEPIASTYLVEQADFIACHNASYIHNYDLLKGLKDGGTFLLNTIWDKEKIYRLLPAKLKKYIAEHTIQFYIINAVELAREIGLGRRINTVMSTAFFEVTDILTREEYMPLLKAEVKKTYGKKSMEIVEKNFQAIDRTFDSLQKIEVPSEWATIVIEPEKKDETLPKYVTNILQPVNRQEGNELTVRDLIDNGMKTGEMPMGTAAFEKRGIALEVPEWQMDKCTMCNECAFVCPHAAIRPFLANEAEMQEAPEGFIAREMRGADGLMYRIQVSLEDCTGCGLCVQACPVKEKAILMKPYEEQKEQAINWAFAMTLQQKENPVRKLSVKGSQFNQPLMEFSGACEGCGETPYIKLLTQLFGDRMMMANATGCSSIWGGSSPVTPYTTNECGQGPAWSNSLFEDNAEYGYGMYVANKTKRQYLADQVQEAIDKNIGSNQLQALMEDWLAHYLEGDGTQQRATKLAAALSEEYQSNQLLEKIYKQRDLLVKTSQWIVGGDGWAYDIGFSGIDHVLASGADVNIFVMDNEVYANTGGQTSKATPAAAIAKFSAGGKQNAKKDLGMMAMTYGNVYVAQIALGANSMQTIKAIDEAERYPGPSLIIGYTPCINHGIKGGMIETLSLAKEAVESGYWQLYRYNPQLIEKGKDPMVIDYKKADFSKMRNFLEKQTRFSALHTIKDDQEVVENLLTKTKDDAEDRSDNYVKLVSQIKK; encoded by the coding sequence TATTTATGGGCAAAAGGTCCAAGTTATTGAAATGCAGTCAGAAGCTGGAGCTGCAGGCGTTGTCCATGGGTCGTTAAAAACAGGGGCATTAACAACGACTTATACAGCATCACAAGGCTTGTTGTTGATGATTCCTAATATGTATAAAATAGCTGGTGAACTATTGCCAGGTGTTTTTCACGTAGCTGCTAGAGCGATCACAACGAGCGCCTTGAGTATTTTTGGTGATCATGGAGATGTTATGGCGACCCGTCAAACAGGTTTTTGTATGTTGGCAGAGTCAAGTGTCCAAGAAGTAATGGATCTTTCAGCAGTAGCACATTTAGCCAGTATTGAAGGCAGTTTACCGTTCGTCAATTTTTTTGATGGTTTTAGAACAAGTCATGAACTGCAAAAAATCGAAGTACTTGATTACAGTGATTTAAAAGAGATGCTTGATCAAGAAGCAGTGGATCGCTTCAGAAATAGAGGAATGAATCCAAATCATCCAACAGTATCTGGAACAGCTCAAAATCCAGATATCCATTTTCAACAAAGAGAAACCGTTAATACAAACTATGAAGCAATGCCAAGAATCGTTCAAAAATATATGAATCAAATCAATGAATTACGGGGCACTAATTATGATTTAACAGATTATTATGGGGTAGAAGATGCGACAGAAGTCATTATATCCATGGGTTCAGCATCACCTGTTATTCAACAAACGGTGGATTATTTAAATAATCGAGGACGAAAAGTCGGATTGATCAATATCCATTTATACCGTCCTTTTCCAACAGAAAACCTACTAGAAAAATTACCAAAAACTGTAGAAAAAGTCGCTGTTTTAGATAGAACTAAAGAAGCTGGATCTGACGGAGAACCATTGCTCTTGGATGTTCAAAGTGCCTTATATCAACATTCTAATCGTCCAATCGTGATCGGTGGACGCTATGGCTTAGGATCAAAAGATGTGACACCTAACCAGATCAAAGCAGTTTATGACCATTTATTACAACCGTTTGCTGAATTGAAACAACGCTTCACAATAGGAATTGTAGATGATGTGACGTATCGTTCATTACCGCAAGGAGAGCTTTTAGATTTAACACCTGACTCAACCTTTCAAGCAAAATTCTGGGGATTTGGCTCAGATGGTACAGTTGGTGCTAATAAACAAGCAATCAAAATTATAGGAGACAATACCGATCTGTATGCACAGGCGTATTTTAGTTACGATTCCAAAAAATCAGGTGGCTTGACTCTTTCTCATTTACGTTTTGGAGAAGAACCGATCGCATCCACTTATTTAGTAGAACAAGCTGACTTTATAGCATGCCATAATGCTTCTTATATCCATAATTATGACTTATTGAAAGGATTGAAAGATGGCGGAACGTTCTTATTGAACACCATCTGGGACAAAGAAAAAATTTATCGCTTACTTCCAGCAAAGTTAAAAAAATATATAGCAGAACATACTATTCAGTTTTATATTATCAACGCTGTAGAATTGGCACGTGAAATTGGATTAGGTCGTAGGATCAATACAGTGATGTCAACTGCGTTCTTTGAAGTAACGGATATTCTGACACGAGAGGAGTACATGCCGTTACTAAAAGCGGAAGTCAAAAAAACTTATGGAAAAAAATCAATGGAAATCGTGGAAAAAAACTTCCAAGCAATTGATAGAACTTTTGATTCTCTTCAGAAAATTGAGGTTCCATCTGAATGGGCAACAATCGTTATCGAACCTGAGAAAAAAGACGAAACATTACCTAAATACGTTACAAATATTCTACAGCCAGTCAATCGTCAAGAAGGAAATGAATTGACCGTTAGAGATTTAATCGATAACGGGATGAAAACAGGCGAAATGCCAATGGGCACAGCGGCTTTTGAAAAACGTGGCATTGCCTTAGAAGTGCCAGAATGGCAAATGGATAAATGTACGATGTGTAATGAATGTGCATTTGTTTGCCCCCACGCAGCGATTCGTCCATTCTTAGCAAATGAAGCTGAAATGCAAGAAGCTCCAGAAGGATTTATCGCTAGAGAAATGCGTGGCGCAGACGGCTTGATGTATCGAATTCAGGTGTCTTTAGAAGACTGCACTGGTTGCGGTCTATGTGTTCAAGCTTGTCCAGTCAAAGAAAAAGCCATTTTGATGAAACCTTATGAAGAACAAAAAGAGCAAGCAATCAATTGGGCGTTTGCAATGACCTTACAGCAAAAAGAAAATCCAGTCAGAAAATTATCCGTTAAAGGATCTCAATTTAACCAACCACTGATGGAATTTTCGGGAGCATGTGAAGGGTGTGGCGAAACACCTTATATTAAATTATTAACACAATTATTTGGAGATCGAATGATGATGGCCAATGCGACTGGTTGCTCTTCTATTTGGGGTGGCTCGTCTCCTGTTACACCCTATACAACAAATGAATGCGGGCAAGGACCTGCTTGGAGTAACTCACTATTTGAAGATAATGCCGAATATGGCTATGGAATGTATGTAGCGAATAAGACCAAACGACAATATTTAGCAGATCAAGTACAAGAAGCTATCGATAAAAATATAGGCTCGAACCAACTGCAAGCTTTAATGGAAGATTGGTTAGCGCATTATTTAGAAGGGGATGGCACTCAACAACGCGCAACAAAGTTAGCAGCAGCTTTGAGCGAGGAATATCAAAGTAATCAACTTCTAGAGAAAATTTACAAGCAAAGGGATTTACTTGTAAAAACCAGTCAATGGATAGTCGGTGGTGATGGTTGGGCATATGATATTGGTTTCAGTGGAATCGATCATGTCTTGGCAAGTGGGGCAGATGTCAATATTTTCGTCATGGATAATGAGGTTTATGCTAACACAGGCGGTCAGACATCCAAAGCGACACCAGCAGCAGCGATTGCTAAATTTTCTGCTGGAGGGAAACAGAACGCTAAAAAAGATTTAGGCATGATGGCGATGACGTATGGCAATGTTTATGTAGCACAAATCGCTTTAGGTGCTAATTCAATGCAGACCATAAAAGCAATCGATGAAGCTGAGCGTTATCCAGGACCATCACTGATTATTGGCTACACGCCTTGTATCAATCATGGTATCAAAGGTGGTATGATCGAAACATTATCTTTAGCAAAAGAAGCGGTTGAATCTGGCTATTGGCAATTGTATCGTTACAATCCACAACTAATTGAAAAAGGTAAAGACCCAATGGTTATCGACTACAAAAAAGCTGATTTCTCTAAGATGCGTAATTTCCTTGAAAAACAAACTCGATTCTCTGCGCTTCATACAATCAAAGACGATCAAGAAGTCGTTGAAAATCTTTTAACGAAAACAAAAGATGATGCAGAAGATCGGTCTGATAATTATGTGAAATTAGTGAGTCAGATCAAGAAATAA
- a CDS encoding NCS2 family permease, producing the protein MFDWKKLKKEDIKREILAGTTSFFAISYIIMVNTVILAEAGMPKELTIFGTIFISIIGSILMGLVADAPIVLTTGMGVNSFFTYTLVLSLGLTWQQALAVSFCAGIVYLLVAFTRLSKLFAEVVPESLKTGITVGIGFFLVLIGLEKGHLILRGEHTFLQLASLDNSLTLLTLFSLILTVFLFIKGIQGSFFIGIVAVTIIANIFGLVPSAEHFSLGGLSHYSTIFLQLDFSTFFSKSFLLGVFALSMILIFESMGLLKGLMPEADEKKYLRAYRVTGFITLLSGIFGTSPTVAAAESATGIEEGGKTGITAITSGICFFLALLALPLLSYIPDSALAPAIIITGFLMIQQIKTLHFEDFSDYFPAMLMIVLIPFTMNISDGMAFGFVAYPVTKWIAGKKAELSLPMWLISGLFLMYLIVNVLI; encoded by the coding sequence ATGTTTGATTGGAAGAAGTTAAAAAAAGAAGATATAAAAAGAGAAATTTTAGCAGGAACCACTTCATTCTTTGCCATTTCCTATATCATTATGGTAAATACTGTGATTTTGGCAGAGGCGGGCATGCCGAAGGAACTAACGATTTTTGGAACGATATTTATTTCAATTATTGGCTCAATTTTGATGGGACTAGTTGCAGATGCACCCATCGTGTTAACCACCGGAATGGGGGTTAATTCATTTTTTACCTATACGTTGGTACTTTCATTAGGCTTGACTTGGCAACAGGCACTCGCCGTTAGTTTTTGTGCAGGGATTGTTTATTTATTAGTTGCATTTACACGGCTAAGCAAGTTATTTGCAGAAGTCGTACCGGAATCATTAAAAACCGGGATCACTGTAGGAATCGGTTTTTTTCTTGTATTGATTGGGTTGGAAAAAGGGCACTTGATTTTGCGAGGGGAACATACTTTTTTGCAACTTGCATCGTTAGATAATAGCTTAACTTTATTAACATTATTTTCGTTGATTTTGACTGTATTTTTATTTATAAAAGGAATTCAGGGCAGTTTTTTTATTGGGATTGTTGCTGTAACAATTATTGCTAATATTTTTGGTTTGGTACCTTCAGCAGAACATTTTTCATTAGGCGGATTGAGTCATTATTCTACGATTTTTTTACAACTAGATTTCAGCACTTTTTTTTCAAAAAGTTTTTTGTTAGGTGTATTTGCGTTATCGATGATTTTAATTTTTGAATCAATGGGGCTACTTAAAGGGTTGATGCCAGAAGCAGATGAAAAAAAATATTTAAGAGCGTATCGTGTGACAGGCTTTATTACGTTATTATCTGGTATTTTTGGAACAAGTCCGACTGTGGCAGCGGCTGAAAGTGCAACTGGGATTGAAGAAGGAGGAAAAACGGGAATAACAGCCATTACTAGTGGAATTTGTTTCTTTTTAGCATTACTCGCGTTGCCGTTGCTTTCTTATATTCCTGATTCAGCTTTAGCGCCAGCAATCATCATAACGGGTTTCTTAATGATCCAGCAAATCAAAACGCTACATTTTGAGGATTTCAGTGATTATTTTCCAGCAATGTTGATGATCGTTTTGATTCCGTTTACCATGAATATATCTGATGGAATGGCATTTGGCTTTGTAGCATATCCAGTGACGAAATGGATTGCAGGGAAAAAAGCAGAATTATCATTACCGATGTGGTTGATCTCTGGTTTGTTTTTGATGTATTTGATTGTGAATGTCCTGATATGA
- a CDS encoding TrkH family potassium uptake protein, with protein MNRFRLLWLAQRNGRRYISNNFSSIQIIVSYYVIMTVVSYLLFCLPFFREPGSHVSFIDMLFMAISTVSVTGLSTFDINSVFNDRGVILLEVLFQVGGLGIMMISTAFIILSKRRISLKQRQLIMTDMNQPKLSGIVRLIRITFTIILWFQVIFGTFFSIYFYFSGYYKTWPRAIFFGFYQSISAVTNSGFDVTGDSIIPFANDYLFLIVIMFLIFVGGIGFPVLMEVREWLFFKKKKRGLPFRFSLFSKIAVLAFVILFIGGTILIYLLEKDHLFVGMGEIQRWITSMFYSMTTRNAGLQINDLGDFQVTTLMVFSLLMFIGCSPSSVGGGVRTTTVAIIGLYLYAFLKSEDKINVFGRRIDDDDVKKSIVVFMLSLIMCFFAVLFLTATEDHPLIAIIVEVASAFGTTGLSLGITSDLTTVGKLMIALLMFIGRIGMLYTLMLFVPKETRDIGYEYPSEKIIIG; from the coding sequence ATGAATCGATTTCGGCTTTTATGGCTGGCGCAACGCAATGGAAGGCGTTATATTTCTAATAATTTCTCATCTATACAAATAATTGTTTCCTATTATGTTATCATGACAGTGGTTTCTTACTTATTGTTTTGTCTGCCCTTTTTTAGAGAACCCGGCTCTCATGTGAGCTTCATCGATATGCTCTTTATGGCCATCAGTACAGTAAGTGTTACAGGTTTGTCTACATTTGATATTAATTCTGTCTTTAATGACCGCGGCGTAATTTTACTGGAAGTGTTATTTCAAGTTGGTGGTTTGGGGATCATGATGATTTCTACAGCTTTCATCATTCTATCTAAACGGAGAATTTCTTTAAAACAACGGCAATTAATCATGACCGATATGAACCAACCAAAATTGAGCGGTATCGTTCGCTTGATTCGAATCACATTTACCATTATTTTATGGTTTCAAGTAATATTTGGTACATTTTTCTCCATTTATTTTTACTTCTCCGGCTATTATAAAACCTGGCCCAGAGCGATTTTCTTTGGTTTTTATCAATCGATTTCAGCAGTTACCAACTCTGGATTTGACGTTACAGGAGATTCGATTATCCCATTTGCCAACGATTATCTTTTTTTGATCGTGATTATGTTTTTGATTTTTGTCGGTGGGATTGGCTTTCCAGTATTGATGGAAGTTCGTGAGTGGTTGTTTTTTAAGAAGAAAAAACGAGGATTGCCTTTCCGTTTTTCATTGTTTAGTAAAATTGCTGTATTGGCTTTTGTGATTTTATTTATCGGCGGTACAATTTTGATTTATTTATTGGAGAAAGATCATTTGTTTGTGGGGATGGGTGAGATCCAGCGTTGGATCACATCAATGTTTTATTCTATGACGACTCGAAATGCAGGTCTGCAGATCAATGATTTAGGTGATTTTCAGGTTACGACATTAATGGTATTTTCTCTTTTGATGTTTATTGGCTGTAGCCCTAGTTCAGTCGGTGGTGGGGTTCGAACAACGACCGTTGCGATCATTGGTTTATACTTGTATGCTTTTTTGAAAAGTGAAGATAAAATCAATGTGTTTGGACGACGGATCGATGATGATGATGTAAAAAAATCGATTGTTGTCTTTATGCTTTCGTTAATCATGTGTTTCTTTGCCGTCTTATTTTTAACTGCGACAGAAGACCATCCGTTGATTGCTATTATTGTCGAAGTTGCTTCTGCTTTTGGTACGACTGGGTTGTCACTAGGCATCACTTCTGATTTAACCACAGTTGGTAAGCTAATGATTGCTCTGTTAATGTTTATTGGACGGATCGGAATGCTTTATACTTTAATGTTATTTGTACCAAAAGAAACACGAGATATCGGCTATGAATATCCTTCTGAGAAAATCATAATTGGATAA
- a CDS encoding flavocytochrome c: MKKVIMSLLSLSLFAGIAVGCTSDQDKTTKKSKESKESTEVTSGASANGYTDLSELEDQYDIVIIGAGGAGMTAALQAKEAGMNPAILEKMPVAGGNTIKSSSGMNASETKYQKAEGITDSNDKFFEETLKGGKGTNDKELLRFFVDHSADAIDWLDTKGIELSNLTITGGMSEKRTHRPADGSAIGGYLVDGLVRNVKEEKIPLFVNANVTEITEKDGQVNGVKVKLNDKETKEIKSNAVIVTTGGFGANKEMLEKYDPKLKDYVTTNQEGTTGDGIKMIEKLGGATVDMKEIQIHPTVQQDKSFLIGEVVRGEGAILASQEGTRFVNEMDTRDKVSAAITELPEKSAYLVFDQGVRDRAKAIDFYDEQGFVVEGTTIEELAKKIDMPEAKLKETVEQWNKEVQAKSDTQFNRATGMDHDLSTGPFYAIKIAPGIHHTMGGVKINTKTEVLKENGAPIKGLYAAGEVTGGLHGANRIGGNAVADIIIFGRQSGTEAANFASAQK, encoded by the coding sequence ATGAAAAAAGTCATCATGAGTTTACTATCATTGAGTCTATTTGCAGGAATTGCGGTAGGTTGTACCAGTGATCAAGACAAAACAACCAAGAAAAGTAAAGAATCCAAGGAAAGCACAGAAGTTACTTCTGGTGCATCAGCCAATGGCTATACAGATTTAAGTGAATTAGAAGATCAATATGACATCGTGATCATCGGTGCAGGTGGCGCTGGCATGACAGCTGCATTACAAGCAAAAGAAGCAGGAATGAATCCAGCTATCCTAGAAAAAATGCCAGTTGCAGGTGGCAATACAATCAAATCTTCTTCAGGTATGAATGCTTCTGAAACAAAATACCAAAAAGCAGAAGGTATCACAGATAGCAATGATAAATTCTTCGAAGAAACACTTAAAGGTGGAAAAGGAACGAATGACAAAGAACTATTACGCTTTTTTGTCGATCATTCAGCAGATGCAATCGATTGGTTAGATACGAAAGGAATTGAACTAAGCAACTTGACAATTACCGGTGGAATGAGCGAAAAACGCACTCACCGTCCAGCTGATGGTTCTGCAATCGGCGGCTACTTAGTTGATGGACTTGTTCGGAATGTCAAAGAAGAAAAAATTCCGTTATTTGTAAATGCAAACGTGACGGAAATCACTGAAAAAGACGGTCAAGTCAACGGTGTTAAAGTCAAACTAAATGACAAAGAAACAAAAGAAATCAAATCAAATGCTGTAATCGTTACAACAGGTGGTTTTGGTGCGAATAAAGAAATGCTAGAAAAATACGATCCAAAATTAAAAGATTATGTCACAACAAACCAAGAAGGTACAACAGGTGACGGTATCAAGATGATCGAAAAACTTGGCGGTGCAACAGTGGATATGAAAGAAATCCAAATTCATCCAACTGTTCAACAAGATAAATCATTCTTGATCGGTGAAGTTGTTCGTGGTGAAGGCGCAATTTTAGCATCACAAGAAGGTACACGTTTCGTGAATGAAATGGATACCCGGGATAAAGTGTCAGCGGCCATCACTGAATTGCCAGAAAAATCAGCATACCTAGTCTTTGATCAAGGTGTTCGTGATCGTGCGAAAGCAATTGATTTTTATGATGAACAAGGCTTTGTTGTAGAAGGTACAACAATTGAAGAACTTGCGAAAAAGATCGATATGCCAGAAGCCAAATTAAAAGAAACAGTAGAACAATGGAATAAAGAAGTTCAAGCGAAATCTGATACTCAATTTAATCGCGCAACAGGTATGGATCATGATCTATCAACTGGACCATTCTATGCAATCAAAATCGCACCAGGAATCCACCATACAATGGGCGGTGTGAAGATCAATACGAAAACAGAAGTCTTAAAAGAAAATGGCGCCCCAATCAAAGGATTATATGCCGCTGGTGAAGTAACTGGTGGATTACATGGTGCAAACCGTATTGGCGGAAACGCTGTAGCGGACATCATCATCTTTGGTCGTCAATCTGGAACAGAAGCAGCGAATTTTGCATCAGCACAAAAATAA
- a CDS encoding thymidine kinase codes for MAQLFFKYGAMNSGKTIEILKVAHNYEEQDKPVVIMTSGLDTRDGVGVVSSRIGLRREAIPIFKETNVYDLIQKLDYKPYCILVDESQFLGKQHVIEFARVVDELNIPVMAFGLKNDFRNELFEGSKYLMLYADKLEELKTICWFCHKKATMNLHYIDGQPVYEGTQVQIGGNEAYYPVCRNHYFHPPIDGEQVENN; via the coding sequence ATGGCACAATTATTTTTTAAATATGGCGCAATGAATAGTGGTAAAACAATTGAAATATTAAAAGTAGCGCACAATTATGAAGAACAAGACAAACCTGTTGTCATTATGACAAGCGGACTTGATACTAGAGATGGCGTTGGTGTCGTTTCAAGCCGTATCGGCCTTAGAAGAGAAGCAATCCCTATTTTTAAAGAGACGAATGTCTATGATTTGATCCAAAAGCTTGATTATAAACCTTATTGCATCTTAGTGGACGAATCACAATTTTTAGGCAAACAACACGTGATTGAGTTTGCCCGAGTTGTAGACGAATTAAATATTCCAGTTATGGCATTTGGTCTGAAGAATGATTTCCGTAATGAACTATTTGAAGGATCGAAATACTTGATGTTATATGCAGATAAACTAGAAGAACTTAAAACAATCTGCTGGTTCTGTCATAAAAAAGCGACGATGAATCTACATTATATTGATGGTCAACCAGTTTATGAAGGAACTCAAGTCCAAATCGGTGGAAACGAAGCTTATTATCCTGTGTGCCGTAATCATTATTTCCATCCACCAATCGATGGTGAGCAGGTAGAAAATAATTAA
- the prfA gene encoding peptide chain release factor 1, translating to MYDQLQSIEDRYEELGELLSDPEVISDTKRFMQLSKEEANTRETVDVYRRYKQVVEGISDTEELLGEKLDAEMAEMAKEELSELKKEKDVLEERIKILLLPTDPNDDKNIIMEIRGAAGGDEAALFAGDLFGMYQKYAESQGWKTDVMEANITGIGGYKEVIMMISGDNVFSKLKYESGAHRVQRVPSTESQGRIHTSTATVVVLPEAEEVELDLADKDIRTDIYHASGAGGQHVNKTASAVRLTHIPTGIAVAMQDERSQIKNREKAMKILRARVYDQMQQEAQSEYDANRKSAVGTGDRSERIRTYNFPQNRVTDHRIGLTIQKLDQILAGKLDEIVDALVLYDQTSKLEEMQNG from the coding sequence ATGTACGATCAGTTACAATCAATTGAAGATCGCTATGAAGAGCTGGGCGAATTATTAAGTGACCCAGAAGTCATCAGTGATACGAAACGCTTTATGCAATTATCTAAAGAAGAAGCGAATACCCGCGAAACAGTCGACGTTTATCGTCGCTATAAGCAAGTAGTCGAAGGAATCAGTGATACCGAAGAACTATTAGGTGAAAAGCTAGATGCCGAAATGGCTGAAATGGCCAAAGAAGAACTTTCAGAATTAAAAAAAGAAAAAGACGTACTGGAAGAACGAATCAAAATTTTACTATTACCGACAGATCCAAATGACGATAAGAATATCATTATGGAAATCCGTGGTGCAGCTGGCGGGGACGAAGCAGCTTTATTTGCTGGTGACTTATTCGGGATGTACCAAAAATATGCGGAATCACAAGGATGGAAAACGGATGTCATGGAAGCGAATATTACTGGAATCGGTGGATATAAAGAAGTGATCATGATGATTTCCGGAGATAATGTTTTCTCTAAACTAAAATATGAGAGTGGTGCGCATCGGGTTCAACGTGTACCGTCAACAGAATCTCAAGGCCGTATCCACACATCAACTGCAACTGTCGTTGTTTTACCAGAAGCAGAAGAAGTAGAATTAGATCTTGCAGATAAAGACATTCGCACAGATATCTACCATGCTAGTGGAGCCGGAGGTCAGCACGTCAATAAAACAGCTTCTGCTGTTCGTTTGACCCATATTCCAACTGGGATTGCTGTTGCTATGCAAGATGAACGTTCTCAAATCAAAAACCGTGAAAAAGCAATGAAAATTTTACGTGCCAGAGTGTACGACCAAATGCAGCAAGAAGCGCAAAGCGAATATGATGCAAATCGCAAATCAGCTGTTGGGACAGGAGATCGTTCTGAACGAATCCGTACCTATAACTTTCCGCAAAATCGTGTAACGGATCATCGTATTGGTTTAACCATTCAAAAACTTGATCAAATTTTAGCTGGAAAATTAGATGAAATCGTTGATGCATTAGTGTTATACGATCAAACATCAAAATTAGAAGAGATGCAAAATGGGTAA
- the prmC gene encoding peptide chain release factor N(5)-glutamine methyltransferase, whose protein sequence is MGNRYFEVLERASSFLEKQGQEGYSILFVFLERKGWTKTDWLLHLKEEITSEDEQQINEDVLRLAQNYPPQYLLEYSDFYGHRFIVNEHTLIPRPETEELVDRCLKENPNERLTVVDVGTGTGAIAISLKLDRPNWQVTAIDISEEALNVAKKNAEQLKVDICFCHGDALKPMKEQKIDILISNPPYISNTEWDLMDESVRTFEPKTALFAENDGLAIYQRLAEEAKELLKPDGKIYLEIGFQQGEAVKQLFQQTFPQKQVQVAQDLSGNDRMVIVSSKKEEG, encoded by the coding sequence ATGGGTAACCGTTATTTTGAAGTCCTTGAACGGGCTTCTTCTTTTTTAGAAAAACAAGGACAAGAAGGCTATAGTATTCTTTTTGTTTTTCTAGAAAGAAAAGGCTGGACCAAGACGGATTGGCTGCTTCATCTGAAAGAAGAAATAACATCCGAAGACGAGCAACAAATCAATGAGGACGTATTGAGGCTTGCTCAAAATTATCCGCCACAATATTTATTGGAATATAGCGATTTTTATGGTCATCGTTTTATAGTTAATGAGCATACATTGATTCCAAGACCTGAGACAGAGGAGCTCGTCGACCGTTGCTTAAAAGAAAATCCAAATGAGCGATTGACAGTTGTTGATGTTGGGACTGGAACAGGTGCAATTGCGATTAGTCTAAAATTGGATCGACCAAATTGGCAAGTGACTGCAATCGATATTTCAGAAGAAGCATTAAACGTTGCCAAGAAAAATGCAGAACAATTAAAGGTAGATATTTGTTTTTGTCATGGCGATGCACTTAAACCAATGAAAGAGCAAAAAATCGATATCTTGATTTCAAATCCTCCTTACATCAGTAATACTGAATGGGACTTGATGGATGAAAGTGTGCGAACATTTGAACCCAAAACTGCATTGTTTGCAGAAAACGATGGGTTAGCGATTTATCAACGATTGGCTGAAGAAGCAAAAGAGTTGCTGAAACCAGATGGAAAAATTTATTTAGAAATCGGTTTTCAACAAGGCGAAGCAGTCAAACAACTTTTTCAGCAAACCTTTCCACAAAAACAAGTACAAGTTGCCCAAGACTTATCGGGAAATGATCGAATGGTGATTGTTTCATCTAAAAAAGAGGAGGGGTAG